The proteins below are encoded in one region of Candidatus Thiodiazotropha sp. LNASS1:
- the rsxG gene encoding electron transport complex subunit RsxG, giving the protein MNNRHAILIAAAILASFAVLGTSLVTMTHAFTKERIELNEREALLRSLHALVPSESIDNDMISDVITVSAKDSLGRDETTVYRGRKQEQPVAVVLNTVVPNGYSGPIKLLVAVRYDGTLGGVRVISHKETPGLGDKVEESRSDWVYGFNGKSLHNPPLKKWGVKRDGGVFDQFTGATVTPRAIVQAVKKTLLYVRDHKDALYDRSPTIEHKG; this is encoded by the coding sequence GTGAATAACCGACATGCAATACTGATTGCAGCTGCAATCCTTGCATCATTTGCGGTTTTAGGCACCTCTCTGGTGACCATGACCCATGCGTTTACTAAAGAACGCATCGAATTGAACGAACGCGAAGCCCTGTTACGCTCGCTGCATGCACTTGTGCCATCTGAGAGCATTGACAACGATATGATCTCCGATGTCATCACAGTCAGCGCAAAAGATTCCCTCGGCCGGGATGAGACAACTGTCTATCGCGGCCGCAAACAGGAACAACCGGTGGCCGTTGTACTGAACACTGTCGTACCCAACGGGTATAGTGGACCGATCAAACTGCTGGTGGCGGTCCGATACGACGGTACGCTGGGTGGCGTAAGAGTGATCAGCCATAAAGAAACCCCCGGCCTGGGTGACAAGGTTGAGGAATCGCGCTCAGACTGGGTATACGGTTTCAACGGCAAATCGTTGCACAATCCGCCATTGAAGAAATGGGGCGTCAAACGGGATGGTGGCGTATTCGATCAGTTCACCGGAGCTACCGTAACACCACGCGCCATTGTCCAGGCCGTGAAGAAGACACTGCTTTATGTAAGGGATCACAAAGATGCGCTTTACGATCGATCCCCAACAATAGAGCATAAGGGATAA
- a CDS encoding electron transport complex subunit E, translating to MAEQRYRNLIVDGLWHNNQALVALLGLCPLLAVSNTAINGLGLGLATTAVLVASNTTVSLIRNFVRPEVRLPVFVLVIASFVTAIELSMNAYFHELHKILGIFIPLIVTNCIIIGRAEAFASKNNLSHSLVDGISIGIGFTLVLVTLGGMRELVGQGTLFDQAHLMFGEAAQGLTIKIENFPGMLIAILPPGAFIGLGLLIMVKNLIDQRLAAMAIQKTEYPEGSEEIAS from the coding sequence ATGGCTGAACAAAGATACCGTAATCTCATCGTTGACGGGTTGTGGCACAACAACCAGGCACTCGTCGCCCTGCTTGGCCTGTGCCCCTTGCTTGCGGTGAGCAATACAGCCATCAATGGCCTTGGCCTGGGGCTTGCAACGACAGCTGTCCTGGTTGCTTCCAATACAACAGTCTCTCTGATACGCAACTTTGTACGCCCTGAAGTACGTCTACCTGTATTTGTCCTGGTAATCGCCTCATTCGTCACCGCCATTGAACTGAGTATGAATGCCTATTTTCATGAGCTGCATAAGATACTCGGCATCTTCATTCCCCTGATCGTAACCAACTGCATCATCATCGGTCGCGCAGAAGCTTTTGCTTCAAAAAACAATCTCTCTCATTCCCTGGTGGACGGTATAAGTATCGGTATCGGATTCACCTTAGTGTTGGTTACACTTGGCGGTATGCGCGAACTGGTGGGGCAGGGTACACTGTTCGATCAGGCGCATCTGATGTTTGGCGAGGCCGCACAGGGACTCACAATCAAGATCGAAAATTTCCCCGGCATGTTGATTGCAATCCTCCCACCCGGTGCTTTCATAGGTTTGGGACTCTTGATTATGGTTAAGAATCTAATCGATCAACGCCTTGCTGCCATGGCAATCCAGAAAACCGAGTATCCCGAAGGCAGCGAGGAAATAGCAAGCTAG
- a CDS encoding 16S rRNA (uracil(1498)-N(3))-methyltransferase, which yields MRIHRFFTSHPLQNGLQITLEEEPSHHINQVLRLRAGDNVALFNTDGEEYGATLTQVSKQKVTATIGEPIRHEAKSNLVIHLILGISRGERMDFAIQKATELGVNRITPVFTDRCVVKLNETKSTRRLVHWRRIVINACEQSGRCRIPVVDKPVEYGSALSSKEGATTILLDHRSRFTLHQIDAPQTSLSILIGPEGGLTSNERQLAIQKGFIGVRLGPRIMRTETAPLATIAAVQTLWGDFSD from the coding sequence ATGCGTATTCATCGATTCTTCACTTCTCATCCCCTGCAGAATGGTTTGCAGATTACCCTCGAGGAAGAACCGTCACACCATATCAACCAGGTGTTGAGACTTCGTGCCGGAGACAATGTCGCACTGTTTAACACTGACGGTGAGGAGTATGGTGCAACACTGACTCAGGTCAGCAAACAAAAGGTAACCGCCACAATCGGCGAACCAATCAGGCATGAAGCGAAAAGCAATCTGGTGATTCACCTCATATTGGGCATCTCCCGAGGCGAACGCATGGACTTCGCAATACAAAAGGCGACCGAACTCGGTGTCAACCGAATTACACCTGTCTTCACCGATCGTTGCGTCGTCAAACTGAATGAAACAAAGAGTACCCGCCGACTGGTACATTGGAGGCGTATCGTTATCAATGCCTGTGAGCAGTCGGGACGATGCCGCATACCGGTTGTCGACAAACCGGTGGAGTATGGAAGCGCATTGAGTAGTAAAGAGGGTGCCACGACGATTTTACTGGATCACCGCAGCCGGTTTACCCTGCATCAGATCGATGCTCCCCAAACCAGCCTCTCAATCCTCATCGGGCCCGAAGGCGGACTGACAAGCAATGAACGTCAACTCGCCATCCAGAAGGGCTTTATCGGTGTTCGGCTGGGACCGCGGATTATGCGTACCGAAACGGCACCACTGGCAACCATTGCCGCGGTACAAACGCTTTGGGGTGACTTTTCTGATTGA
- the zapE gene encoding cell division protein ZapE, which produces MSLHQRYIEILQKNGFEPDPHQEIVVASFERLAGELRRKARSSGWSWFKRNVSVEGIYLWGGVGRGKTWLMDLFFQYAREAGIERHHFHSFMRQIHQRLQHREGESAPMELIAAEMAQRMQVLCLDEFNVIDIGDAMLMRGLLEALEKSGIILVTTSNRHPDELYTGGIQRDSFLPAIDILKRNNHVIKLMGDDDYRLRLFEASTVYHTPLGDNAAKQMKQEFDRLVCGDVESGGRLSVPGRAIRFLKRANGVIWCDFNALCGPPRWQNDYLELARCHHTVFISDIPYLDGTWDDRTRRFINLVDVFYDRKVKLVISAEELPERLYAGTRLAFEFNRTASRLKEMQSAAYLETAHIG; this is translated from the coding sequence TTGTCTCTACATCAGCGCTACATAGAAATACTGCAAAAAAACGGATTTGAGCCTGATCCTCATCAGGAGATCGTAGTTGCTTCCTTTGAACGCCTTGCCGGAGAGTTACGACGGAAAGCAAGATCCAGTGGCTGGTCTTGGTTTAAGCGGAATGTATCTGTCGAGGGCATCTACCTTTGGGGTGGGGTTGGCAGGGGTAAAACCTGGCTGATGGATCTTTTTTTTCAATACGCCAGGGAAGCCGGTATCGAACGCCATCACTTTCACAGTTTCATGCGTCAAATTCATCAGCGTTTGCAGCATCGCGAAGGTGAAAGTGCACCGATGGAATTGATTGCTGCCGAAATGGCGCAACGCATGCAGGTATTGTGCCTCGATGAATTCAACGTTATCGATATCGGTGATGCCATGCTGATGCGTGGCCTGCTGGAAGCATTGGAAAAATCTGGAATAATTTTGGTGACAACCTCCAATCGACATCCTGATGAACTCTACACGGGAGGCATACAACGGGACAGTTTTCTTCCCGCCATCGATATTCTGAAACGCAACAATCATGTGATTAAGTTAATGGGGGATGATGATTACAGGTTACGGCTGTTTGAAGCCTCAACCGTTTATCATACGCCTTTGGGAGACAATGCGGCGAAACAGATGAAGCAGGAGTTTGATCGCCTGGTGTGCGGAGATGTGGAGAGTGGTGGGCGTTTGTCAGTTCCGGGTAGGGCGATCCGATTTCTAAAGCGTGCTAATGGCGTGATCTGGTGCGACTTCAATGCCTTGTGTGGTCCACCCCGCTGGCAAAACGACTACCTTGAATTGGCGCGTTGCCACCATACGGTGTTTATCTCAGATATTCCCTATCTTGACGGCACCTGGGATGATCGCACACGTCGTTTTATCAACCTCGTTGATGTATTTTATGACCGGAAGGTCAAGCTGGTTATCAGCGCTGAAGAACTGCCGGAACGACTCTATGCCGGTACACGTTTGGCATTTGAATTCAATCGAACCGCAAGCCGCCTGAAAGAGATGCAGTCTGCCGCCTACCTTGAGACGGCGCATATCGGCTGA
- a CDS encoding chemotaxis protein CheW — MSRTVVKEVRSILIPLHELQLLLPNAVIAEVIGYQEPESVEQGKPDWLVGSTIWRGVVIPIVSFEGMLGARVVIPGHRGRIMVMNTLNQQQKLTHIGLVVQAIPSLVRVSADNVIPLNSEDELDPLIKQRVELDMNPAMIPDLDEIERQVLDVVN; from the coding sequence ATGAGCCGAACCGTTGTCAAGGAGGTTAGAAGTATCCTCATTCCACTCCATGAGCTTCAACTCCTGTTGCCAAATGCAGTCATTGCCGAAGTGATAGGTTATCAGGAACCCGAGTCTGTGGAACAGGGAAAGCCTGATTGGCTTGTGGGGAGCACTATCTGGCGCGGTGTGGTTATTCCCATTGTCTCATTCGAGGGTATGCTGGGTGCGCGGGTCGTCATACCCGGACACCGTGGCAGAATCATGGTCATGAATACTCTGAACCAGCAACAAAAGCTCACCCATATCGGTTTGGTGGTGCAAGCCATTCCGAGCCTTGTCAGAGTAAGTGCCGACAACGTCATTCCGCTGAATTCGGAAGATGAACTCGATCCACTGATTAAACAGCGGGTGGAGTTGGATATGAATCCGGCAATGATACCTGACCTGGATGAAATCGAACGACAAGTTTTAGATGTCGTAAACTGA